The bacterium BMS3Abin08 genome segment AAGACGGCGGAGTAATATCCTTTTATATAAAGAAAAAATAGTGCGGAAATACGGGATAGGACTGATGGGACGGGTGGGACTGATGGGACCGATAGGACCGATGGAAAAGAGGGTTCTTACATTTATAACGGCATTTACAACCGTAATCCTGCTCCTTGCTGCAAACACCGTCCATGCAACCATATACAAGTACGTTGACCGGAACGGCGTGATCCACTTCACCGATTCCCCTCCGGCCGGGGATGCAAAGGCGTTAAAGGCCCGGGATTCAAGGGATGACAGCACATCAGGAAGCGGCGCTGTGTATCCGGACTACAGAAGGATCGCAGAAGAGGCGGCAAGGAAATACGGTGTAAGCCCCAGGCTGGCAAAGTCCGTGATCGAGGTTGAATCCGGATGGAACCCCGGGGCGATCTCCAGGAAAGGGGCGATGGGCCTGATGCAGCTCATGCCTGAAACTGCGAGGCTCTACGGTATATCGGACCCCTTCGATCCTGAAGAGAACATAGATGCAGGCATACGTTACCTCAAGTATCTCATCGACCGTTTTGGAAAGCTTGAATTCGCCCTTGCCGCTTATAACGCCGGACCTGCGACCGTGGACAGATACAGGGGAATCCCACCCTTCAGGGAAACAAGAAATTATGTAAAGGCCATCATGGGTCTTTATAACGGCAAAGAGTATGTCTCCATGTCCCGCATCTATAAGGTTGTCCTTGACGACGGGACCATGATCTACACAA includes the following:
- the slt_1 gene encoding soluble lytic murein transglycosylase precursor, giving the protein MGRVGLMGPIGPMEKRVLTFITAFTTVILLLAANTVHATIYKYVDRNGVIHFTDSPPAGDAKALKARDSRDDSTSGSGAVYPDYRRIAEEAARKYGVSPRLAKSVIEVESGWNPGAISRKGAMGLMQLMPETARLYGISDPFDPEENIDAGIRYLKYLIDRFGKLEFALAAYNAGPATVDRYRGIPPFRETRNYVKAIMGLYNGKEYVSMSRIYKVVLDDGTMIYTNSPVYLKDLSSF